A stretch of the Macaca mulatta isolate MMU2019108-1 chromosome 14, T2T-MMU8v2.0, whole genome shotgun sequence genome encodes the following:
- the PIH1D2 gene encoding PIH1 domain-containing protein 2 gives METSSKGLLTQVTQFWNLLDDLAESDPEGYEKFIQQQLKEGKQLCADPEPQLCLQTRILKPKEKILFINLCQWTRIPAPQSATHPVPLTVGKPEDTTETSDAYTVIDVAYNPDVLQAAEKNQVEKNQLIQMAMKCIEEQFQFTLSHSYHITKFRIKGSIQRMKQNLMGIQTDSIDLREKIRRELTLGQIRSSTMSNPDHFPQLLLRKDQVSGKAVCLIEEISSTEIQVEIKIPAYELKIVHDHNEKPLKTELKVELPGINSVSLCDLSVSEDDLLIEVSEKYRLHLNLPKPIDTEMTTAKFIKENSTLIITMPLV, from the exons ATGGAGACATCCTCAAAGGGTCTGCTCACCCAAGTTACTCAATTTTGGAACCTCCTAGATGATCTAGCTGAAAGTGACCCTGAGGGCTATGAGAAGTTTATTCAACAGCAGCTGAAAGAAGGGAAACAGCTCTGTGCTGACCCAGAACCACAGCTTTGTCTACAGACCAGGATTCTG aaaccaaaagaaaaaatactttttatcaaCCTGTGTCAGTGGACAAGGATCCCAGCTCCCCAATCAGCCACTCATCCAGTACCTCTAACTGTTGGCAAACCAGAAGATACAACTGAGACATCAG ATGCTTACACGGTCATTGATGTTGCCTACAATCCTGATGTTCTTCAGGCAGCAGAAAAGAACCAAgtggaaaaaaatcagttaattcAGATGGCCATGAAATGCATTGAGGAGCAATTCCAGTTCACCCTTTCACACTCTTACCATATTACCAAATTTAGAATAAAGGGAAGCATtcaaagaatgaaacaaaatctGATGGGAATCCAAACTGATTCCATagatttaagagaaaaaattagaCGGG AACTAACTCTTGGACAGATACGAAGCAGTACTATGAGCAATCCAGATCATTTTCCTCAGCTGTTACTCCGAAAAGACCAAGTTTCAGGCAAAGCAGTGTGTCTGATAGAAGAGATTTCCAGTACTGAAATCCAGGTGGAAATAAAGATACCAGCCTATGAACTAAAAATTGTGCATGATCACAATGAGAAACCTCTGAAAACTGAGTTGAAAGTTGAATTACCTGGTAttaattctgtctctctctgtgacCTTAGTGTTTCTGAG GATGATTTATTGATTGAAGTATCTGAGAAGTACAGATTACATCTGAATCTTCCAAAACCTATTGATACTGAAATGACTACAGCAAAATTTATCAAAGAAAACTCCACGCTAATCATCACAATGCCTTTGGTGTAA
- the NKAPD1 gene encoding uncharacterized protein NKAPD1, which produces MSRIPLGKVLLRNVIRHTDAHNKIQEESDMWKIRELEKQMEDAYRGTKRKMLPSSSSRMRSDGFDEESQRDYWRPKNEISGTLEDDFLKAKSWNKKLYDYEANMPDRWGHSGYKELYPEEFETDSSDQQDITNGKKTSPQVKSSTHESHKHKKSKKSHKKKQKKRSHKKQKKSKKEATDITADSSSEFSEETGASGTRKRKQPHKRKKKSRKKSLKKPALFLEAEGNTSHSDDSASSSSEESEERDTKKTKRKKREKKVHTPVANSEIQERTNKRTNWKVATDERSAESSEDD; this is translated from the exons ATGTCCCGGATTCCACTGGGGAAAGTTCTCCTGAGGAATGTCATCCGGCACACAGATGCTCACAATAAG ATTCAGGAGGAATCAGATATGTGGAAAATAAGAGAACTGGAAAAACAGATGGAAGATGCTTACCGGGGGACCAAAAGGAAAATGCTACCCAGCAGTTCAAG CCGGATGCGCAGTGATGGTTTTGATGAAGAAAGTCAAAGAGACTATTGGAGGCCAAAGAATGAAATTTCTGGGACACTGGAAGATGATTTTCTTAAGGCAAAATCCTGGAACAAGAAGTTATATGATTATGAAGCTAACATGCCAGACAG ATGGGGTCACAGTGGTTATAAAGAGTTATACCCTGAAGAATTTGAAACAGACAG taGTGATCAGCAAGATATTACCAACGGGAAAAAAACATCTCCCCAGGTAAAGTCATCTACCCATGAATCCCACAAACACAAGAAGTCAAAGAAATCCcacaaaaaaaagcagaaaaaaaggtcacacaaaaaacagaagaaaagcaaaaaggaagcCACAGATATAACAGCAGATTCCTCGAGTGAGTTCTCAGAAGAAACGGGGGCTTCTGGtacaaggaaaaggaaacaacCACATAAGCGCAAGAAAAAATCCAGGAAAAAGTCTCTCAAAAAACCTGCTTTATTCTTAGAGGCAGAAGGTAACACTTCACATTCAGATGATTCAGCATCCAGCAGTTCTGAGGAAAGTGAGGAAAGAGACACtaagaaaaccaaaaggaaaaagagagagaaaaaagtccATACGCCTGTAGCCAACAGTGAAATACAAGAGAGGACAAACAAACGCACAAATTGGAAAGTAGCTACAGATGAAAGGTCTGCTGAGAGTTCAGAGGATGACTAA
- the NKAPD1 gene encoding uncharacterized protein NKAPD1 isoform X2 has product MSRIPLGKVLLRNVIRHTDAHNKIQEESDMWKIRELEKQMEDAYRGTKRKMLPSSSSRMRSDGFDEESQRDYWRPKNEISGTLEDDFLKAKSWNKKLYDYEANMPDRWGHSGYKELYPEEFETDSDQQDITNGKKTSPQVKSSTHESHKHKKSKKSHKKKQKKRSHKKQKKSKKEATDITADSSSEFSEETGASGTRKRKQPHKRKKKSRKKSLKKPALFLEAEGNTSHSDDSASSSSEESEERDTKKTKRKKREKKVHTPVANSEIQERTNKRTNWKVATDERSAESSEDD; this is encoded by the exons ATGTCCCGGATTCCACTGGGGAAAGTTCTCCTGAGGAATGTCATCCGGCACACAGATGCTCACAATAAG ATTCAGGAGGAATCAGATATGTGGAAAATAAGAGAACTGGAAAAACAGATGGAAGATGCTTACCGGGGGACCAAAAGGAAAATGCTACCCAGCAGTTCAAG CCGGATGCGCAGTGATGGTTTTGATGAAGAAAGTCAAAGAGACTATTGGAGGCCAAAGAATGAAATTTCTGGGACACTGGAAGATGATTTTCTTAAGGCAAAATCCTGGAACAAGAAGTTATATGATTATGAAGCTAACATGCCAGACAG ATGGGGTCACAGTGGTTATAAAGAGTTATACCCTGAAGAATTTGAAACAGACAG TGATCAGCAAGATATTACCAACGGGAAAAAAACATCTCCCCAGGTAAAGTCATCTACCCATGAATCCCACAAACACAAGAAGTCAAAGAAATCCcacaaaaaaaagcagaaaaaaaggtcacacaaaaaacagaagaaaagcaaaaaggaagcCACAGATATAACAGCAGATTCCTCGAGTGAGTTCTCAGAAGAAACGGGGGCTTCTGGtacaaggaaaaggaaacaacCACATAAGCGCAAGAAAAAATCCAGGAAAAAGTCTCTCAAAAAACCTGCTTTATTCTTAGAGGCAGAAGGTAACACTTCACATTCAGATGATTCAGCATCCAGCAGTTCTGAGGAAAGTGAGGAAAGAGACACtaagaaaaccaaaaggaaaaagagagagaaaaaagtccATACGCCTGTAGCCAACAGTGAAATACAAGAGAGGACAAACAAACGCACAAATTGGAAAGTAGCTACAGATGAAAGGTCTGCTGAGAGTTCAGAGGATGACTAA